From one Acidobacteriota bacterium genomic stretch:
- a CDS encoding PIN domain-containing protein, with amino-acid sequence MEMTPSVLWDSSAILAWLDADDEHHAAAMAASGALASERRAGIITNYIEAEAHALLLSRLGRNAAWAWLQRRPLTVVRLTRGEEERARSILARYRDKDWSLCDAMSFALLEVQNIQEAFTYDHHFAQWGKCRIRG; translated from the coding sequence TTGGAAATGACGCCTTCTGTCCTCTGGGACTCGAGCGCGATTCTGGCGTGGCTTGATGCGGACGATGAGCACCATGCCGCGGCTATGGCAGCATCCGGTGCTCTGGCTTCAGAGCGTCGGGCAGGGATCATCACGAATTATATCGAGGCGGAAGCGCATGCACTTCTGCTGTCGCGGCTTGGCCGGAATGCCGCATGGGCCTGGCTGCAGCGGCGCCCATTGACGGTGGTGCGCCTGACCCGTGGAGAAGAAGAGAGGGCGCGCTCCATCCTGGCACGCTACCGCGATAAAGACTGGTCACTGTGTGATGCGATGAGTTTCGCCTTGCTGGAGGTACAAAACATCCAGGAGGCGTTTACTTACGACCATCACTTTGCTCAGTGGGGCAAGTGCCGCATCCGCGGCTGA
- a CDS encoding DUF4252 domain-containing protein — MFRVKANMRRSLWLLLLPIWLLPLRAQQPRLQMNLPGLAARASQVSDVTLDGTVLKLGLAFLNHGEGGLNAEDRAMLSKLKGIYVKSFEFDHAPRLTDPALAGIRKQLRAPGWTRIATVRTTGRDRDHQNTEVYVSTANDGSILGMAILCREPYELTVVNIVGAITPHELTQLGGNLGIPKLQTKNP, encoded by the coding sequence ATGTTCCGTGTGAAGGCAAATATGCGACGCTCCCTTTGGTTGCTCCTGCTCCCCATTTGGCTGCTGCCCCTTAGGGCGCAGCAGCCGCGCCTGCAAATGAATCTTCCCGGTCTCGCCGCGCGCGCCAGTCAGGTCAGCGACGTGACTCTCGATGGCACGGTGCTCAAGCTGGGCCTGGCGTTTCTGAATCACGGCGAGGGTGGCCTCAACGCCGAGGATCGCGCCATGCTCTCCAAGCTCAAGGGCATCTATGTCAAAAGCTTCGAGTTCGATCATGCTCCGCGCCTCACCGATCCGGCGCTAGCGGGCATTCGCAAGCAGTTACGCGCCCCCGGCTGGACGCGCATCGCCACGGTTCGCACCACCGGCCGCGACCGCGACCACCAGAACACCGAAGTCTACGTCTCTACCGCCAACGACGGAAGCATTCTGGGCATGGCCATCCTCTGCCGCGAGCCTTACGAGCTCACTGTGGTCAATATCGTCGGCGCGATTACGCCGCACGAGCTGACGCAGTTGGGGGGCAACCTCGGCATTCCTAAACTGCAGACGAAAAATCCCTGA
- a CDS encoding sigma-70 family RNA polymerase sigma factor, which translates to MPNADKNATSASSFFMRISVAQNYALAVSDRRVYNEQGTPALDLTSDPERFTALVREHQAMVVSLARRLLGDEADAEEVAQEVFCKLFQHGRELESDRHVLFWLRQVATRQALDRYRRRKLRPRLGLEDAPEPSVLPHASDPWRTQALRAAVARLPAHQRAVVVLRYQEGLDPAEIARVLRRPLFTVKSQLQRALRRLRAELDARPVERIVIS; encoded by the coding sequence ATGCCGAACGCCGACAAGAACGCCACAAGTGCCAGCAGCTTCTTCATGCGCATCAGTGTAGCTCAAAATTATGCACTCGCGGTTAGCGACCGGCGCGTATATAACGAGCAGGGAACCCCTGCCTTGGACCTGACGAGCGATCCAGAGCGTTTTACGGCCCTGGTGCGCGAGCACCAGGCGATGGTTGTCAGCCTGGCGCGGCGCCTTTTGGGGGATGAGGCCGACGCCGAGGAGGTGGCGCAAGAAGTGTTCTGCAAACTGTTCCAGCACGGCCGGGAGCTGGAATCCGACCGCCACGTATTGTTTTGGCTGCGCCAGGTGGCCACACGCCAGGCGCTCGATCGTTACCGCCGCCGCAAGCTACGTCCGCGCCTCGGCCTGGAGGATGCTCCCGAACCTTCGGTTCTGCCTCACGCATCCGATCCCTGGCGCACTCAGGCGCTCCGCGCCGCCGTCGCCCGCCTGCCGGCGCATCAGCGGGCCGTGGTCGTACTGCGCTATCAGGAAGGCCTCGACCCGGCCGAAATTGCCCGCGTGCTGCGGCGGCCGTTGTTTACCGTCAAGAGCCAGCTCCAGCGCGCCCTGCGCCGTCTCCGTGCTGAGCTCGATGCGCGCCCAGTAGAAAGGATCGTCATCTCATGA
- a CDS encoding FtsX-like permease family protein — MRLRKGSFGSGLAWTMILLMALGIGATTAMFSVVNGVLLTPLRLPRPGQLVMLGEAIPNVPQAAALDLAWLCTPASFNAWTAQATDFQALSALQGRSMALQQSGRPLLLHGAAVTPNFFSMLEVHPELGRNFIAADANSNLNPTVITDQVWRTQFAANPDVIGRTVGSLSHPALIIGVLPSSFHVDGRSLGTMTAAEPVQYFQAFKLYGSFTDPFSNFNFSVVGRLKPGVTPAMALAQLNTIQADVARAAHQGNLTLIAKITTLRDYTVAEAQQQLWILLAGVLAVLLVVCVNLGGLWVTRIADRRRDWSIRIALGAAPGRLVRQVLQESILLALLGGILGIVCAALSLRFLIAVAPADIPRLDQVHLDWRVIAFGLALSVVAGLLTGLVPALRLARSDPHSYLKASGAATTADRSSLRSRQSLIAVQAALSTILLVAVGLLGLSFYKLIHQPTGFDASHAVAADVVMSAYSSQQREQIFARLPAAAAAIPGVSVAAETSHLPLSGETWIDSMGVIGQTYAPGTQPTVNVRFVSPGYFAAAGIPLLRGRDIAPDDHDDNKIEPVILSLAAVRALWPDLTRDPAAAVGRALIHNDHPAQIVGVVGDVRASLKTKPPAVLYAPIVGGFPLGSVALVVRTTLPAASLDAALRQAIASVAPLAPVPKIRPLAALTTQAVAPQHYQFSLLLLFAIMALILAAIGVYALVSHNVAQRSKELAIRMTMGAGGGDIWGLVVRQALAPVLAGVVAGLIVALLAGRLLASFLFNVSPASPLVLAVVAAAVIAAAVIACLWPAHRATRTDPLTALRAE, encoded by the coding sequence ATGCGACTTCGAAAGGGCTCTTTTGGCTCCGGCCTGGCCTGGACGATGATCCTGCTCATGGCCCTCGGCATCGGCGCCACCACGGCCATGTTTTCGGTCGTCAACGGCGTGCTGCTGACGCCTTTGCGCTTGCCGCGCCCCGGCCAGTTGGTGATGCTCGGCGAGGCGATTCCGAATGTCCCGCAGGCCGCCGCACTCGATCTCGCGTGGCTCTGCACGCCTGCCTCATTTAACGCCTGGACGGCCCAAGCCACCGATTTTCAGGCGCTTTCCGCTCTGCAAGGCCGCTCCATGGCGCTGCAGCAGAGCGGTCGCCCCCTGCTGCTGCACGGCGCCGCGGTCACGCCCAATTTTTTCTCCATGCTTGAAGTTCATCCCGAGCTGGGCCGCAACTTCATTGCGGCAGATGCGAACAGCAATCTCAATCCCACCGTCATTACCGATCAGGTCTGGCGCACGCAGTTTGCCGCTAACCCCGATGTCATTGGCCGCACCGTCGGCTCACTCAGTCATCCCGCCCTCATCATCGGCGTGCTGCCGTCCAGCTTCCACGTGGACGGCCGCTCGCTTGGCACCATGACCGCCGCCGAGCCGGTTCAGTACTTTCAGGCGTTCAAGCTCTATGGTTCGTTCACTGATCCCTTCAGCAACTTCAACTTCAGCGTCGTCGGCCGCCTCAAGCCGGGCGTCACGCCTGCCATGGCGCTGGCGCAACTGAATACCATCCAGGCTGATGTCGCCCGCGCCGCGCATCAGGGCAATCTCACCCTGATCGCCAAAATCACCACCCTGCGCGACTATACCGTGGCCGAGGCCCAGCAGCAGCTTTGGATTCTCCTCGCCGGCGTGCTCGCCGTCCTGCTGGTGGTCTGTGTCAACCTGGGGGGTCTGTGGGTCACCCGCATTGCCGACCGCCGGCGCGATTGGTCCATCCGCATCGCCCTCGGCGCCGCGCCCGGCCGGCTCGTCCGACAGGTGCTGCAGGAGAGCATTCTGCTGGCCCTCCTTGGCGGCATTCTGGGCATTGTTTGTGCCGCTCTCTCGCTGCGCTTCCTAATCGCCGTGGCGCCCGCCGATATTCCGCGTCTCGATCAGGTTCATCTCGACTGGCGCGTCATCGCCTTTGGCCTGGCACTTTCTGTCGTTGCCGGTCTCCTCACCGGCCTGGTGCCTGCCTTGCGCCTTGCCCGTTCCGATCCCCACAGCTACCTCAAGGCCTCCGGTGCCGCCACCACTGCCGACCGTTCCAGCCTGCGCTCGCGCCAGAGCCTGATCGCCGTGCAGGCGGCGCTTTCGACCATCCTGCTCGTCGCCGTCGGCCTGCTCGGTCTCAGCTTTTACAAACTGATTCATCAGCCGACCGGCTTTGACGCCAGTCACGCCGTCGCCGCCGACGTGGTGATGAGCGCGTACAGCAGCCAGCAGCGGGAGCAGATTTTCGCCCGCCTGCCCGCCGCGGCGGCGGCGATTCCCGGGGTTAGCGTCGCGGCCGAAACCTCGCATCTGCCGCTCAGCGGCGAGACCTGGATCGACAGCATGGGCGTCATCGGCCAAACCTATGCACCCGGCACACAGCCGACGGTGAACGTCCGTTTCGTCAGCCCCGGCTATTTCGCCGCCGCCGGCATTCCGTTGCTGCGCGGCCGCGATATCGCTCCGGACGACCATGACGACAACAAGATTGAGCCTGTTATCCTCTCCCTCGCTGCAGTGCGAGCGCTCTGGCCTGATCTCACCCGCGATCCGGCGGCTGCGGTCGGACGCGCGCTGATTCACAATGACCACCCCGCCCAGATCGTAGGCGTGGTCGGCGATGTCCGGGCGTCACTCAAGACCAAGCCCCCGGCGGTGCTCTACGCTCCCATCGTGGGCGGCTTTCCGCTCGGCTCGGTCGCGCTGGTGGTCCGCACCACGCTGCCCGCAGCTTCGCTCGATGCCGCGTTGCGCCAGGCCATCGCGAGTGTCGCCCCGCTGGCGCCCGTGCCCAAAATTCGTCCGCTCGCGGCGCTCACGACCCAGGCTGTCGCGCCGCAGCATTACCAGTTTTCGCTGCTGCTGCTGTTCGCCATCATGGCGCTTATCCTCGCCGCCATCGGCGTGTACGCGCTGGTGTCGCATAACGTGGCGCAGCGCAGCAAGGAGCTGGCCATCCGCATGACTATGGGTGCTGGCGGCGGCGATATTTGGGGCCTCGTCGTGCGCCAGGCCCTCGCGCCCGTCCTCGCCGGCGTGGTCGCGGGCCTGATCGTCGCCCTGCTCGCCGGCCGCCTGCTCGCTTCCTTCCTGTTCAACGTCAGCCCCGCCAGCCCACTCGTGCTGGCCGTGGTCGCCGCCGCGGTCATTGCCGCGGCCGTGATCGCCTGCCTCTGGCCCGCCCATCGCGCCACCCGCACCGATCCCCTCACCGCCCTGCGCGCGGAATAG
- a CDS encoding DUF2911 domain-containing protein, which yields MKKLLALVAFLSAFGMVLTALAQQKPLSPPEQAQVTVGGKTISIKYSAPSVRGRKIFGPGGLLSHDPTYPVWRAGANAATAFHTDANLKLGNLNVPAGNYTLYVLVKDPDHWQLIVNKQTGQWGLTYKPNQDLGRIPMEMSVPGQVIERLRYVLSPAKLTLEWDKHIASVPMQIR from the coding sequence ATGAAGAAGCTGCTGGCACTTGTGGCGTTCTTGTCGGCGTTCGGCATGGTCTTGACGGCGCTGGCGCAACAGAAACCGCTAAGCCCTCCCGAGCAGGCGCAGGTGACGGTCGGGGGCAAGACGATCTCCATCAAATATTCTGCGCCCTCGGTGCGCGGGCGCAAGATCTTTGGACCGGGCGGGTTGCTGTCGCATGATCCGACCTACCCGGTGTGGCGGGCGGGAGCCAATGCCGCCACGGCGTTCCACACGGACGCAAACCTGAAGCTGGGTAACCTGAACGTGCCGGCGGGAAATTACACGCTGTACGTGCTGGTGAAGGATCCCGATCACTGGCAGCTCATCGTCAACAAGCAGACCGGACAGTGGGGACTGACCTATAAGCCAAACCAGGACCTGGGGCGCATTCCCATGGAGATGAGCGTGCCCGGCCAGGTGATTGAACGGCTGCGCTACGTCCTCAGTCCGGCGAAGCTGACGCTGGAATGGGACAAGCACATCGCCTCAGTGCCCATGCAGATCCGCTAA
- a CDS encoding helix-turn-helix domain-containing protein, whose product MAQELLSVEEAGRRLGVSRATVYRMLQRGSLRSVRTHGRRRIPASAVRRPRSRVDLRFANLPPFTFDNPMFELLGKYRSGGKGPGSGDKYAILGQPHWK is encoded by the coding sequence ATGGCGCAGGAGTTGTTGAGCGTGGAAGAGGCCGGCCGCCGGCTGGGCGTGTCTCGCGCCACGGTTTACCGCATGTTGCAACGCGGTAGTTTGAGAAGTGTCCGTACGCATGGCCGCCGCCGCATCCCCGCCTCCGCAGTGCGGCGCCCCCGCTCCCGTGTGGACCTAAGGTTTGCCAACCTGCCGCCGTTTACTTTCGATAACCCGATGTTCGAGCTGCTGGGCAAGTACCGCAGCGGAGGCAAGGGACCGGGCTCGGGCGATAAATACGCCATCCTCGGGCAGCCACATTGGAAATGA
- a CDS encoding peptidase C45: MRRYLPLLLLGVIAVVACSSAGSKAAKPDPRLAGAYMKPAQDGWYLVHLQGTPSDIGFQNGYLLAPRIEDFLQVVELEQTHNGHRPWSFFRTEAKQVMWPYIEPEYQQELQGIADGVDAHGGHVDVWDITAMNAFEEWSYFLEQWDKDHPQQKVAKLDYPDVGDHCSAFVATGAYTSDGKIVLAHNNWSPYMQGSRWNIIYDITPQHGYHFAMDGLPGVIHSADDFGINSAGIIITETTISDFHGYNFNGVPEFERARKAMQYASSIKQFAQIMEDGNNGGYANNWLVGDTKNNEIADLELGLKVVTLSTSKNGFFVGSNFPVSPKLAKEETTFNLKDPANSADARHTRWLELMKQYKGKINVAAAEKFESDHYDVILKKINPDSRSLCGHGDTHPPFHDSGAVEGKVTDAALANHLSFWAVQGHPCGESFNAAAYLKAHPQYDWQAPELRDMPGHSWTEFTLGLKSN; the protein is encoded by the coding sequence ATGCGCCGTTACCTACCCTTATTGCTACTGGGAGTGATTGCCGTCGTGGCCTGCTCGTCGGCAGGTTCGAAAGCGGCCAAGCCGGATCCGCGCCTGGCCGGGGCGTACATGAAACCGGCGCAGGATGGCTGGTATCTGGTCCACCTGCAGGGCACGCCCAGCGACATTGGCTTCCAGAACGGCTATTTGCTCGCCCCGCGCATCGAGGATTTCCTGCAAGTGGTCGAGCTGGAGCAGACGCATAACGGTCATCGGCCCTGGAGCTTTTTCCGCACCGAAGCCAAGCAGGTGATGTGGCCCTATATTGAGCCGGAATATCAGCAGGAGCTGCAAGGCATCGCCGACGGCGTCGATGCGCACGGCGGCCACGTGGACGTGTGGGATATCACGGCCATGAACGCGTTCGAGGAGTGGAGCTACTTCCTGGAGCAGTGGGACAAAGATCATCCGCAACAGAAGGTTGCCAAGCTGGATTATCCCGATGTGGGCGATCACTGCAGCGCCTTTGTCGCTACCGGCGCCTATACCAGCGACGGCAAAATCGTGCTGGCGCACAACAACTGGTCACCCTACATGCAGGGCTCACGCTGGAACATTATTTATGACATTACGCCGCAGCACGGCTATCACTTTGCGATGGACGGACTGCCGGGCGTGATTCACAGCGCCGACGATTTCGGCATCAATTCCGCCGGCATCATCATCACCGAGACCACCATCAGCGACTTCCATGGCTACAACTTCAACGGCGTGCCTGAGTTTGAGCGCGCGCGCAAGGCGATGCAGTATGCGTCGTCGATCAAGCAGTTCGCGCAGATCATGGAAGACGGCAACAACGGCGGTTATGCCAACAACTGGCTGGTGGGCGACACCAAGAACAACGAGATTGCCGACCTGGAACTGGGGCTGAAGGTGGTGACGCTGTCTACGTCCAAGAACGGCTTCTTCGTGGGCTCGAATTTTCCGGTCAGCCCCAAGCTGGCGAAGGAAGAAACGACCTTTAACCTGAAAGACCCGGCCAATAGCGCCGACGCCCGGCATACGCGCTGGCTGGAGTTGATGAAGCAGTACAAGGGCAAGATCAACGTCGCCGCGGCGGAAAAGTTTGAGAGCGATCACTACGACGTGATTCTGAAGAAGATCAACCCGGATTCCCGCTCGCTATGCGGGCATGGCGACACCCATCCGCCGTTCCATGATTCCGGCGCGGTCGAGGGCAAAGTGACGGACGCGGCGCTGGCGAACCATCTGTCGTTCTGGGCGGTGCAGGGGCACCCGTGCGGGGAGAGCTTCAACGCGGCGGCGTATCTGAAGGCACATCCGCAGTACGACTGGCAGGCGCCGGAACTGCGCGACATGCCGGGGCACTCCTGGACGGAATTCACGCTGGGCCTCAAGAGCAACTGA
- a CDS encoding efflux RND transporter periplasmic adaptor subunit, whose amino-acid sequence MNNGKRFLLLLGLFALAAGAQQRVQAIGTPTAVVRVQALANPISTVATVATDEATITTVTARFSGWIVSMNANTRYQHVNRGEVLCTIYSPEIYAAERDYLFAAQNAQTLAASPVAGVAAGAKALVADARERLAQLQVPGQEIARLERTGVAKQRFALRAPETGIVSEREALPNEQVTAGMRLYTLTALQPIWVNAQVEESALGRIHAGQRATVRMDAYPGRTFTGRVDFINPQVNETSRTASVRLVLPNASQELTPGMYGSATVEVPLGRRLVVPASAVLQTGTGALAFVAEGGGRFDPRPVETGPQVGQQIVIRKGLRAGERVATGANFLIASEAQLSAAAGSYAPPPPGVSGSGASGQGTSNAAQVALTSDPSPARKGANTFRALLTTAAGRPITGAQVELTLSMPAMPAMGMAGMTVRVAMQEVGGGRYRGQGTLGSGGNWHVSLVARKNGKIVAQAQTSLRAGGGM is encoded by the coding sequence ATGAATAACGGAAAGCGGTTTTTGCTGCTGCTGGGACTGTTCGCTTTGGCGGCGGGCGCGCAGCAGCGGGTGCAGGCGATTGGGACCCCTACCGCCGTAGTGCGGGTACAGGCGCTGGCGAATCCGATAAGCACGGTGGCGACGGTGGCCACGGACGAAGCGACGATCACCACCGTCACGGCACGCTTTAGCGGCTGGATCGTGAGCATGAACGCCAACACGCGCTATCAGCACGTGAACCGGGGGGAGGTGCTGTGCACCATCTATAGCCCGGAAATCTACGCCGCCGAGCGGGACTATCTGTTCGCGGCGCAGAATGCGCAGACGCTGGCGGCGAGTCCGGTGGCGGGCGTGGCTGCGGGAGCCAAAGCGCTGGTAGCCGATGCCCGCGAGCGGTTGGCGCAGTTGCAGGTGCCGGGACAGGAGATCGCGCGGCTGGAACGCACGGGCGTGGCCAAGCAGCGTTTTGCGCTGCGGGCGCCGGAGACAGGGATTGTGAGCGAGCGGGAGGCACTGCCGAACGAACAGGTGACGGCAGGAATGCGGCTGTACACGCTGACGGCGCTGCAGCCAATTTGGGTGAATGCACAGGTAGAAGAAAGCGCCCTGGGGCGCATTCACGCGGGGCAGCGGGCGACAGTGCGGATGGACGCCTATCCGGGCCGGACCTTTACAGGACGCGTCGACTTCATCAATCCGCAGGTAAACGAGACGAGCCGGACCGCCAGCGTGCGCCTGGTGCTGCCGAACGCAAGCCAGGAACTGACGCCGGGCATGTACGGCAGCGCGACGGTCGAGGTGCCGCTGGGACGGCGGCTGGTGGTACCGGCGAGCGCCGTCCTGCAGACCGGAACCGGGGCGCTGGCGTTTGTGGCGGAAGGCGGCGGGCGGTTTGACCCGCGGCCGGTGGAAACGGGACCGCAGGTGGGGCAGCAGATCGTCATCCGCAAGGGCTTGCGGGCGGGCGAACGGGTGGCGACCGGGGCGAACTTTCTGATCGCTTCGGAAGCGCAGTTGTCGGCGGCGGCGGGCAGCTACGCGCCCCCGCCGCCGGGCGTCAGCGGGTCGGGGGCCAGCGGTCAGGGGACCAGCAACGCAGCACAGGTCGCGCTGACGAGCGATCCCAGCCCGGCGCGCAAGGGCGCCAACACCTTTCGCGCGCTGCTGACCACCGCGGCCGGCCGGCCCATCACGGGCGCCCAGGTGGAGCTGACGCTGAGCATGCCGGCCATGCCGGCAATGGGCATGGCAGGGATGACCGTGCGCGTGGCGATGCAGGAAGTCGGCGGCGGGCGCTATCGCGGCCAGGGCACGCTGGGCAGCGGTGGCAATTGGCACGTGAGCCTTGTGGCCCGCAAGAACGGCAAGATTGTGGCCCAGGCGCAAACCTCGCTGCGCGCCGGAGGTGGAATGTGA